From one Lolium rigidum isolate FL_2022 chromosome 4, APGP_CSIRO_Lrig_0.1, whole genome shotgun sequence genomic stretch:
- the LOC124708232 gene encoding zinc finger transcription factor YY1-like, whose protein sequence is MEYAAAAGTGGGYYYYPPAQPQPSQTQTLRRRPRPAARWIKQWIPQDLASPGSKCALFKWVREDVYKNLKENGGKGGTQEPEVQPRKVEPTTEILFLCSYDNCGKTFVDVAALRKHAHVHGERQYVCQEPGCGKKFVDSSKLKRHNLTHTGQKDFVCPQPGCGKAFSLDFNLRAHLKTHAMENYHVCPFPACGKKFTSDFKLKCHIKAHEKTGSPIAVQHTPPAEKPPSIIKPAIQATLKPTALALPSFSAERPHVCPYEGCGKAYIHSYKLNLHLKTQHPEHGQEDNGRFAAPSGEYNYAEASDPAPNPKRSKTNQAHKAPPPNAYNVKVSSRMGVDTSGAKNQWPGKGMYDDDSEETEEDHGGNNVEDGWRYGNQNADDEETEEDED, encoded by the exons ATGGagtacgcggcggcggcggggaccggaggcggctactactactacccgCCGGCGCAGCCGCAGCCCTCGCAGACGCAgacgctccgccgccgcccgcgccccgCCGCCCGCTGGATCAAGCAGTG GATCCCGCAGGATCTCGCGTCCCCCGGCTCAAAGTGCGCCCTTTTCAAGTGGGTCAGAG AGGACGTGTACAAGAATCTGAAGGAAAATGGCGGCAAAGGGGGCACGCAGGAGCCAGAGGTGCAGCCGCGCAAGGTCGAACCGACCACGGAGATCCTCTTCCTCTGCAGCTATGACAACTGCGGCAAGACCTTCGTCGACGTGGCCGCCCTGAGGAAGCATGCGCACGTGCACGGCGAGAGGCAGTATGTCTGCCAGGAGCCCGGCTGCGGGAAG AAATTCGTAGATAGCTCCAAGTTGAAGAGGCACAATCTTACTCACACAGGACAAAAGGATTTTGTTTGCCCACAGCCAGGCTGTGGTAAG GCCTTCTCATTGGATTTTAACTTGCGTGCGCATCTCAAAACACATGCTATGGAAAATTACCATGTATGCCCATTCCCAGCATGTGGCAAAAAATTTACAAGCGATTTCAAATTAAAATGCCATATCAAGGCACACGAAAAG ACTGGGTCTCCTATTGCAGTGCAACATACGCCACCGGCAGAAAAACCACCAAGCATTATAAAGCCTGCCATACAAGCAACCCTGAAGCCTACTGCGCTAGCACTACCAAGCTTTTCCGCTGAGCGCCCTCATGTATGCCCCTACGAAGGCTGTGGGAAAGCCTACATCCACAGTTACAAACTCAACCTTCATCTCAAGACTCAGCACCCTGAACACGGCCAAGAAGATAATGGTAGGTTCGCAGCACCTTCAGGCGAGTATAATTATGCCGAGGCCAGTGACCCTGCACCAAACCCGAAAAGGAGCAAGACAAACCAAGCACACAAGGCCCCTCCACCTAATGCCTATAATGTCAAGGTTTCCAGCAGGATGGGTGTTGATACCAGTGGTGCGAAGAACCAGTGGCCAGGCAAGGGTATGTATGACGATGACAGTGAAGAGACCGAGGAAGATCATGGTGGTAACAACGTCGAAGATGGCTGGAGATACGGTAACCAGAATGCCGATGATGAGGAaacagaagaagatgaagactaa
- the LOC124708376 gene encoding V-type proton ATPase 16 kDa proteolipid subunit, which translates to MSSVFSGDETAPFFGFLGAAAALVFSCMGAAYGTAKSGVGVASMGVMRPELVMKSIVPVVMAGVLGIYGLIIAVIISTGINPKAKPYFLFDGYAHLSSGLACGLAGLAAGMAIGIVGDAGVRANAQQPKLFVGMILILIFAEALALYGLIVGIILSSRAGQSRAD; encoded by the exons atgtcttccgtcTTCAGCGGCGACGAGACCGCCCCCTTCTTCGGCTtcctcggcgccgccgccgccctcgtctTCTCCT GCATGGGCGCGGCGTACGGGACGGCCAAGAGCGGCGTGGGCGTGGCGTCGATGGGGGTCATGCGCCCGGAGCTCGTCATGAAGTCCATCGTGCCCGTCGTCATGGCCGGGGTGCTCGGGATCTAcggcctcatcatcgccgtcatcaTCTCCACCGGGATCAACCCCAAGGCCAAGCCGTACTTCCTCTTCGACGGATACGCGCACCTCTCCTCAGGGCTCGCGTGTGGCCTCGCCGGGCTCGCCGCCGGCATGGCCATCGGCATCGTCGGCGACGCAGGGGTCAG GGCCAATGCGCAGCAGCCAAAGCTGTTTGTGGGCATGATCCTCATCCTCATCTTCGCCGAAGCTCTTGCTCTCTACGGCCTCATTGTTGGCATCATCCTCTCCTCCCGTGCCGGCCAATCCCGCGCCGACTAG